A genomic region of Fodinisporobacter ferrooxydans contains the following coding sequences:
- the fliP gene encoding flagellar type III secretion system pore protein FliP (The bacterial flagellar biogenesis protein FliP forms a type III secretion system (T3SS)-type pore required for flagellar assembly.) translates to MKTRVTLLFVSLLIGFIWFSTASGQVYAATSTPVIPGVQFGINTSDQPQNVATSLQILLVLTVLTLAPAILVLMTSFTRIVVVLSFVKNALGTPQAPPSQVLISLALFLTLFIMTPTFSQVNQTALQPYLAGTISQSEALQKAEIPFKHFMAKETREKDLELFLQYRHDPQPKSIEDIPLSALVPAYTISELKTAFQIGFMIYIPFIVIDMVVATTIMSMGMVMLPPAMISLPFKILLFVMVDGWYLVVKSLLAGYQ, encoded by the coding sequence ATGAAAACGCGCGTTACGCTACTATTCGTGAGTTTGCTAATCGGTTTTATTTGGTTCTCGACTGCTTCCGGTCAAGTGTATGCAGCTACTTCAACACCTGTCATTCCGGGTGTCCAATTTGGAATTAATACGTCAGATCAACCGCAAAATGTGGCAACTTCTTTACAGATTCTATTAGTATTGACTGTCTTGACATTGGCGCCGGCAATTTTGGTATTGATGACATCCTTTACAAGGATCGTCGTTGTATTGTCTTTTGTGAAAAATGCGTTGGGAACTCCTCAAGCGCCGCCAAGTCAGGTTTTAATTAGTTTGGCATTATTTCTGACGTTATTTATTATGACACCCACATTTTCACAGGTGAATCAGACCGCACTGCAGCCGTATTTGGCCGGAACGATTTCACAGTCGGAGGCGCTGCAAAAGGCGGAGATACCCTTTAAACACTTTATGGCAAAAGAGACGCGGGAGAAGGATTTGGAGTTGTTTTTGCAATACCGCCACGACCCGCAACCGAAGTCGATTGAAGACATTCCTTTGTCTGCATTGGTTCCCGCCTATACGATCAGCGAGTTGAAGACGGCTTTTCAAATCGGCTTTATGATTTATATTCCGTTTATTGTGATCGATATGGTTGTCGCTACGACGATCATGTCGATGGGCATGGTGATGTTGCCGCCTGCGATGATTTCCTTGCCATTTAAAATTTTATTGTTCGTCATGGTTGACGGATGGTATCTTGTCGTGAAATCCTTGTTGGCCGGCTATCAATAA
- the fliQ gene encoding flagellar biosynthesis protein FliQ, with protein sequence MGEELIFKIGEDTLMTVLKVSAPILVFGLVVGLLVSVFQAATQINEQTLSFIPRILAIFLAMLLFGPWMLHVMLDFTRGILNNLSSFIY encoded by the coding sequence ATGGGAGAAGAACTGATTTTTAAAATAGGGGAAGATACGTTGATGACTGTCCTTAAAGTTTCTGCTCCTATATTAGTGTTCGGACTTGTCGTTGGATTGCTCGTCAGTGTTTTTCAGGCAGCAACGCAAATTAATGAACAAACATTGTCTTTTATACCGAGAATTTTGGCCATATTTTTGGCAATGCTGCTATTCGGGCCATGGATGTTGCATGTGATGTTGGACTTTACTCGGGGAATTCTAAATAATTTATCCAGCTTTATCTATTAA
- the fliR gene encoding flagellar biosynthetic protein FliR → MFDIFGHLVLFLLVLGRVASMVMVMPFFSVRYIPAQVKIAFAMIVALLIVETIYSGTMGHDLSILSFGQFLFLFVKEVLVGLLLGFISSLAFAAIQFSGQLIDVQIGFSAITILDPQSNQPLPVIGNFEYILVFFIFLLEDGHQALIEAMLQSFTLIPVEHGVFTASILNTIIQSFSVLFLISLKLSIPIIGALFLTDVALAVISKAVPQINVFSLGYPVKIFIGLFLLAVIIPTLAMLFHALFQTMFAEIDDALHALGGVARK, encoded by the coding sequence ATGTTCGATATTTTTGGGCATTTGGTCTTATTTTTACTTGTTCTTGGAAGAGTTGCGAGTATGGTCATGGTTATGCCATTTTTCAGTGTTCGGTATATTCCGGCACAAGTTAAAATTGCGTTTGCGATGATTGTTGCGCTTTTGATTGTCGAGACAATCTATTCTGGTACTATGGGTCATGACCTATCGATACTTTCTTTTGGCCAGTTTTTATTTTTGTTCGTAAAAGAAGTGTTAGTGGGACTTTTATTAGGCTTTATTTCATCTTTGGCTTTTGCAGCGATTCAATTTTCAGGCCAATTAATTGATGTTCAGATTGGATTTTCCGCAATTACGATTCTCGACCCGCAAAGCAATCAACCTTTACCGGTCATCGGTAATTTTGAATATATACTTGTGTTTTTTATTTTTTTATTAGAAGACGGACACCAGGCGTTAATTGAAGCGATGCTGCAAAGCTTCACGTTGATACCGGTAGAACATGGAGTATTTACGGCATCGATTTTGAACACGATAATTCAGTCGTTTTCCGTATTGTTTTTAATCTCTTTAAAACTTTCCATCCCGATCATTGGCGCTTTATTTTTAACGGATGTCGCATTAGCGGTGATTTCGAAGGCAGTTCCGCAAATTAACGTGTTTTCCTTGGGGTATCCCGTAAAAATATTCATTGGATTGTTTTTGTTGGCAGTCATCATTCCGACACTTGCTATGCTGTTTCATGCACTATTCCAAACCATGTTTGCAGAAATTGATGACGCTTTGCATGCGTTGGGAG